TACCCGCCACGTGGGTAGCGTGTGAGCTCAGAGTAGTAGCATTGTCTTGTTGGGTTACCCGGTTGCCAAACTCCTGGTGAGTGGTTCTTACTTTTCCACCGTCCCAAATGCCCAGCACAATGCCTGTACCTGTAAGTCCTAGTTGGGCTTGTACTTTATCAGTAGAAATGGTGCGGGCAGCGTTGAGATTAAAATTGGTAAAGTACAAAGGTGTTCCACCATTGGGGCGGCTAAACCCCTGCAGTTCTATCACCCTGTCTTTGGTCACTACTCTCAGGGGTAGCTTTGCCTTTAGTGCCCTGGCATAAGCACGGGCGCGTTGGGTTTTGTACTTTGCTGTGTAGGCATTGCTTAGACCTTTTAGCTTTTGCGTTTGGCGCTGACTATAGCGCTGTTGTGCCATTACAGGTGTTACCACCAGTGCTGCCAATAATAATAGGCAGACTGTCATTGCTTTTTTGTTAATCATCGTTGTGTAAAAGTTTTGTGTAATAATAATTGGGCATAGTGGTCATTTAGACGTTGCTAAAATGGATGTTTTTTACGATAAAGCAAGGAAAAGCAGGTATACAAAAAGTAAACAAAGGCTGAAAAGAGGTAAATAAAAAGTAAACAAACCGGGTAAAACCAGGATTTTTTCCTGATTGATGTGTAAACATGAAAATATTTGAATAGTCATACTATGAAATGATATTTTTATATAAAACAATGGTCAACTATTAACCATTGGTCATCTAGCTTCATAAGTAGGCAAAGCAGTAGTTGATTTTGTTAGGTTTTACCTATATTTTTAGAAAGGTGGTAGGTTTGACAAGATTTGCTCCTTGACAGTCTTCAATATTTATCATGTAGAGTACCAGGCAAAAGAAACAAAATAATGCTCTGCCTATACAGTGTCTCGAATATTGGATAAAATTTACAAAATAAGCGTTAAAAAATGCCCAATTCAATCTGCCTGGCAAACAAAGCATCGAACTTGTTTTTGTACAATAAATATAATGAGTGACTTACTGGGCAAGCCAAGAGAATAAAGTAGTGGGTGGGGGCTTGGTGAGAAAAAAACTGGGTAACCTTGGGGAAAACTGAGTAGTTTTACGGGTGTTGTCTTCATACAATTACCTGAACTGATGAGGTGTCATAAAAAATACAAATTAATTTTCGTAATTTGCTGCACTGAGTAAATGCGTACTTACTCAGTCGTATGCTTTCAATTATATATTTCTTTCAATTCTTCCATTAGGAATGGTGTAAAAATAAAGTTCTATAGTAGCGCCAAAATATTTTGTTGGCAGGAGAGGTAGGGCAATATCCAGTGGATGTTGAGCCAGCCCTGCGGGACGGCGTCATAGCAGCGCTACGTCAAGTTTTTTTAACGAATTCTGTCAGCGAAAGATGACGTTAAAAATGTAAATTTATTTTGGTACTATTCCTTAGTCAATGCGAACAACAATGGAAGAGTAATTTTAAATTTTATGACAATTACCAAATTCTCAACCTGGGCAATCCTGCTAGTATTGCTGCCATTGACGTGGGGTTGTATCAAACAAGAAAACCCTCACCCTACTACCTTGGATCAGGAACTGGAAAATACCCTGAAAAATGTGTCTAATGGGCAAGGCAAAGCTTTTTTTACTTTACCCGACAGCGACGAACTGGCAAAAATACCGCAAGACCCCAAAAACCCCCTTACTTTAGCCAAGGTAAAACTCGGACAAATGCTTTTTCATGAAACAGCCTTGGCGATTAAGCCTAAAAAAGAGGTAGGCGTGAATACTTATTCATGCTCAAGTTGCCATCACGCCGGGGCTGGTTTTCAGGCTGGTGTAAAGCAAGGCATCGGCGAAGGAGGAACTGGCTATGGCAGCAATGGGGAAGGGCGCACCAAACACACCGATTACCCCGGTGATATGATAGATGTGCAACCTTTGCGGTCTCCATCGGCTATGAACAGTGCCTATCAGCAAGTAATGCTATGGAACGGGCAGTTTGGGGCAACTGGTCTCAATGCGGGTACCCAGGCAAACTGGACGGTAGGCACCCCTATAGCTACCAACCACCTGGGCTACGAAGGGGTAGAAATACAAGCTATAGCTGGGCTTACTGTACACCGAATGGAGGTAAATACAGCAGTATTGTTTCCTATGGGCTATAAGGCATTGTTTGACGAAGCTTTCCCAAATGTGCCCGAAGCCCAGCGTTATACCAACGAAACCGCCGGGCTCGCCATTGCTGCCTTCGAGCGTACCATTTTGGCAAGCGAGGCGCCTTTTCAAAAATGGCTTAAAGGTGACTTGGCGGCCATGAGCAATGCTCAAAAATCGGGAGCAATTTTGTTTTTTGGCAAAGCCAATTGTGGCAGCTGTCATACTGGTCCTGCCTTAAGCTCGATGAGTTTTCATGCCTTAGGGATGAACGATTTTAGTGGGGCGGGGGTATTTGGCCTTACACCTACTCAAATAACCGACGCAGGCAAGGGAAGGGGAGGTTTTACCAAACAGCCCTCTGATATGTATAAGTTTAAAGTGCCCCAATTGTATAACTTAAGCAACTCACCTTTTTATGGACACGGTGGTAGTTTTACCAGTATCAAAGAGGTAGTGGCTTATAAAAACAAGGCAGTGGCACAAAACCTTCAAGTACCCCACAGCCAGTTGGCAAGCGAGTTCAAAGCATTAGACCTAAGCGAGACTGAGCTAGATCAAGTAGTAGCATTTTTGCAAAAAGGTTTGTATGATGCCAATCTTAAACGCTACGAACCAGCTCGACTTCTCTCTGGCAATTGTTTTCCTAACGCCGATGCTCAGTCAAAAACAGACAAAGGGTGTAATTAGAAATAGGGCGTAGTTTGGGACTGTCTTCTAGTAATTTCAACTAAAATATTAGGAGGCAGCCCATACTTTATTTATAAACTGAATACTTCTCCACAAGCACTATTATAAAATCAACCTCCCGCGAAGGTCTTACCGCAGGGCGACCTGAGCAATGCTCACCCAAAACTTTGTAAATGACTTGTATATGATGTTTCGAGTGTTTGCGTGCTTTAGTCTCGTTTCACTAAGACCAAAGCAGGGGACTATGAACTTCGTCATTAAATAAACACCTCCTGCGAAGGTCTTACCGCAGGGCGACCTGAGCAATGCTCACCAAAAACTTTATAAACGACTTATATATGATGTTTCGAGTGTTTGCGTGCTTTGGTCTCGTTTCACTAAGACCAAAGCATGGGAGTATGAACTTCGTCATTAAATAAACACCTTCCGCGAAGGTCTTACCGCAGGGCGACCTGAGCAATGCTCACCCAAAACTTTGTAAATGACTTATATATGATGTTTCGAGTGTTTGCGTGCTTTGGTCTCGTTTCACTAAGACCAAAGCATGGGAGTATGAACTTCGTCATTAAATAAACACCTTCCGCGAAGGTCTTACCGCAGGGCGACCTGAGCAATGCTCACCCAAAACTTTGTAAATGACTTATATATGATGTTTCGAGTGTTTGCGTGCTTTGGTCTCGTTTCACTAAGACCAAAGCATGGGAGTATGAACTTCGTCATTAAATAAACACCTCCTGCGAAGGTCTTACCGCAGGGTGACCTGAGCAATGCTCACCCAAAACTTTGTAAATGACTTGTATATGATGTTTCGAGTGTTTGCGTGCTTTGGTTTTTTAGCGTCGCTTGCGCTCATTAGCTAAAGCAGAGCTCCCTCATTCGTAATTAACCCATTCGTAATTAGCCAAAAGGCAGAGCTCCCCACCTCCTGCGAAGGTCTTACCGCAGGGTGACCTGAGCAATGCTCACCCAAAACTTTGTAAATGACTTGTATATGATGTTTCGAGTGTTTGCGTGCTTTAGTCTTGTTTCACTAAGACCAAAGCGCAGGGGACAATAACCCTTCAGCCCAATTCTTTATAAGAGCCAATTTCAATTGTCTCTACTATTAGATAAAAGTACCATATATGGGTTTTGAGTTATGAGGTAGCCTCGTATTGGTGGTCAATGATACAACTACCCAATTATTTTTTTGCCTGCTGCCGAATATTCAATCAATTTGTTTAAACGTCTTATTTGAGTAGTCTCTTTTTTAGCTCTGATGACCCACCAAATCATTTGGCGTTGATAAAAAGGAGCCGATTGACTAAAAAACTTCCAGGCAACCGGGTTGGCCTCCAAAAGTTGTTGATAAGCTTCAGGCAACTTTGCTTCCTTCTCATCGTTTTCGGGGTTGCGCTTTTCATAAATGGCCAGGCCGGGAGCTTCCATTAGCCCTTGCTCTTGCAAAACTTTCATTTTTTTGAGGTTTACCGCACTCCATACACTATTGGGACGTCGCGGAGTAAAACGCACTTTATAACTTTCCTCATCTACCGTTTTACGAATGCCATCGATCCAACCATAGCATAACGCTTGGTCTACTGATTCGCTCCAGGTAATGCTGGGTTTTTGGGTCGCTTTTTTATAGTAAGCCACCCACAGCTCCTTTTGTTGGTTGTGGTTTTGGGCGAGCCACTCTCTGAAGTCTTGGGGAGTTTTGAAGA
This window of the Microscilla marina ATCC 23134 genome carries:
- a CDS encoding cytochrome-c peroxidase, giving the protein MTITKFSTWAILLVLLPLTWGCIKQENPHPTTLDQELENTLKNVSNGQGKAFFTLPDSDELAKIPQDPKNPLTLAKVKLGQMLFHETALAIKPKKEVGVNTYSCSSCHHAGAGFQAGVKQGIGEGGTGYGSNGEGRTKHTDYPGDMIDVQPLRSPSAMNSAYQQVMLWNGQFGATGLNAGTQANWTVGTPIATNHLGYEGVEIQAIAGLTVHRMEVNTAVLFPMGYKALFDEAFPNVPEAQRYTNETAGLAIAAFERTILASEAPFQKWLKGDLAAMSNAQKSGAILFFGKANCGSCHTGPALSSMSFHALGMNDFSGAGVFGLTPTQITDAGKGRGGFTKQPSDMYKFKVPQLYNLSNSPFYGHGGSFTSIKEVVAYKNKAVAQNLQVPHSQLASEFKALDLSETELDQVVAFLQKGLYDANLKRYEPARLLSGNCFPNADAQSKTDKGCN
- a CDS encoding YdeI/OmpD-associated family protein, which translates into the protein MENMLFFKTPQDFREWLAQNHNQQKELWVAYYKKATQKPSITWSESVDQALCYGWIDGIRKTVDEESYKVRFTPRRPNSVWSAVNLKKMKVLQEQGLMEAPGLAIYEKRNPENDEKEAKLPEAYQQLLEANPVAWKFFSQSAPFYQRQMIWWVIRAKKETTQIRRLNKLIEYSAAGKKIIG